From a region of the Salinispira pacifica genome:
- a CDS encoding phosphotransferase family protein: protein MNSITKRPIDEAAIRNLAEVLQEPVDTISNLDDGFYNASYSINCSSGSRYVLKVAPPEDVEILTYEKNIMRTEVAFMEAVAEAIPVPAVIHKDFSRSVINRDWYLMDFLDGRPLNSHEPVSRTARRRIYTALAAHYAAMHRIEGTHFGYPGHEDRFTGLDYPRAFMTMIDMVLEDGKRKNARLPVSEPELRSAINRHLHSFSTVKSPVMVHFDLWDGNLFVNGMKEPESGAGICGIVDFERGFWGDPCADLCHVSLYLDLNADGWFLDAYNAHAEHPIRYEKDEKARTILYRTYLFLIMVVESYYRDVDGSFNGQLEWAGNELCSLVEQLNGM, encoded by the coding sequence ATGAACAGCATAACCAAACGCCCCATAGACGAGGCTGCCATCCGAAATCTTGCAGAAGTCCTGCAGGAACCCGTGGACACAATTTCCAATCTGGATGACGGGTTTTACAACGCATCCTATTCAATCAACTGCAGCAGCGGGTCGCGCTATGTATTGAAGGTGGCCCCGCCGGAAGATGTGGAGATACTCACATACGAAAAAAACATTATGCGAACCGAAGTGGCGTTTATGGAGGCTGTTGCGGAGGCAATACCGGTACCGGCGGTGATCCACAAGGATTTCAGCCGTTCTGTTATCAACAGGGATTGGTACCTGATGGATTTCCTTGACGGCCGGCCGCTGAACAGCCACGAACCGGTGAGCCGAACTGCAAGACGCAGGATTTACACCGCCCTGGCGGCTCACTACGCTGCAATGCACCGGATAGAAGGAACCCACTTCGGATATCCGGGTCATGAGGATCGGTTCACAGGGCTTGATTATCCCCGGGCATTTATGACGATGATCGATATGGTTCTGGAGGACGGAAAAAGAAAGAACGCCCGCCTGCCCGTATCCGAGCCGGAACTCCGTTCAGCAATCAATCGGCATCTGCATTCCTTTTCCACAGTCAAGTCTCCGGTAATGGTCCACTTCGATCTTTGGGACGGTAACCTCTTCGTCAACGGTATGAAAGAACCGGAATCCGGTGCCGGAATATGCGGTATCGTCGATTTCGAACGGGGATTTTGGGGCGATCCCTGCGCAGATCTATGTCACGTTTCCCTCTATCTGGACCTCAATGCAGACGGCTGGTTTCTTGATGCCTACAACGCTCATGCGGAGCATCCAATCCGGTATGAAAAGGATGAAAAAGCCAGAACGATCCTATACCGGACCTACCTGTTTCTGATCATGGTTGTGGAATCATATTATCGAGATGTGGACGGAAGCTTTAATGGACAGCTGGAATGGGCAGGGAATGAACTCTGCTCCCTTGTGGAGCAGCTCAACGGAATGTGA